One window of the Cydia splendana chromosome 18, ilCydSple1.2, whole genome shotgun sequence genome contains the following:
- the LOC134799301 gene encoding esterase E4-like: MSNIKELRTKILLPCLLIFGNTLALSPERWDKAIRDKHSEERPTSKQIHEDINFSTPESLKIWTFRDASGSRDVRIDSGIVRGHLEKDNDAEYFAFLGIPYAAPPTGSSRFMAPFPPKPWVNIFYANRTVMCPQLGIGDENCLIVNVFTPTTLRTQLPVIVYIHGGSFLMGSGPTKGLGLLVKQNFIVVTLNYRLGVLGFLCLGIEDALGNAGLKDQTAALQWVQRNIQQFGGDPAMVTVYGMSAGAASVEFHILAAPDGLFQKAIIESGSATSVWSVDSEPIDTAKHFANMLKPDSPIRNLEELVHFLQTRTADDLSEANYRLYRSLTDGSFGFVPCVENKYNSRDAFILDPPVEILQSRNYSDMPIMFIHSTLEGLFLRSAEYYEMDYKAGMNQNFLAYMPKDLNIDREPTRKPVLNKVKREYFGPKGVIDDDHLFGYLNYFGDSLIMHGMLASAEKYAEPEKPVYLLEFAYKSERGGFEQFYEYINLPGHGDVARNLISTIPIMGRSDKLTVTRLARLIGNFAKFGDPTPTHTPMLPMKWPIVDPGNVTYLHLDQEFSVRQHSNCSRKRLWDELYTLYRKPVTAVNPFIFI; the protein is encoded by the exons atGTCAAATATTAAGGAGCTGCGTACGAAAATACTTTTACCATGTCTACTAATATTTGGCAACACCTTAGCCTTAAGCCCCGAAAGATGGGACAAAGCAATCCGTGATAAACACAGCGAAGAACGGCCAACCTCAAAGCAAATTCACGAAGACATTAATTTTTCTACACCTGAGAGCCTCAAAATCTGGACTTTTCGCGATGCGAGCGGTTCGAGAGATGTGAGAATCGACAGTGGGATCGTCAGGGGACATTTGGAGAAAGACAACGATGCAGAATACTTCGCGTTCCTGGGGATACCTTATGCTGCGCCGCCTACTGGAAGTAGTCGGTTTATG GCTCCATTCCCTCCTAAACCATGGGTCAACATATTTTACGCGAACCGGACAGTCATGTGCCCTCAACTAGGCATCGGAGACGAGAACTGCCTCATCGTCAACGTGTTCACCCCGACCACCCTCCGCACGCAGCTCCCCGTCATCGTCTACATCCACGGGGGATCCTTCCTCATGGGCTCGGGCCCGACCAAAGGACTCGGTCTCCTCGTCAAACAGAACTTCATCGTAGTCACATTAAACTACAGGCTCGGAGTACTAGGCTTCTTATGTTTAGGAATAGAGGACGCTCTCGGAAACGCAGGGCTGAAAGACCAGACTGCAGCACTTCAATGGGTCCAAAGAAACATTCAGCAATTTGGAGGAGACCCTGCCATGGTGACCGTATATGGCATGAGTGCCGGCGCCGCGTCGGTCGAATTCCATATACTAGCTGCGCCGGATGGCTTGTTCCAAAAGGCAATTATCGAGTCCGGATCTGCCACCTCCGTCTGGTCAGTAGACTCCGAGCCCATTGATACTGCTAAGCACTTCGCCAATATGCTAAAACCAGATTCACCGATCAGGAATTTGGAAGAACTCGTTCACTTCTTGCAGACCAGAACGGCAGATGATTTAAGCGAAGCCAACTATAGGCTCTATCGCTCTTTAACGGATGGGTCATTCGGTTTCGTCCCGTGTGTAGAGAACAAATATAATTCCCGAGATGCATTTATATTGGATCCACCTGTTGAGATATTACAATCTCGGAACTATTCTGATATGCCAATAATGTTTATACATAGTACTCTAGAAGGTCTTTTCTTAAGAAGCGCAGAATATTATGAGATGGATTACAAAGCTGGTATGAATCAAAATTTCCTTGCATATATGCCAAAAGATCTTAACATTGACAGAGAACCGACTAGGAAACCAGTTCTAAACAAAGTAAAACGGGAATACTTCGGCCCTAAGGGGGTAATAGATGACGACCATTTGTTTGGATATTTGAATTATTTCGGTGACTCTCTTATAATGCATGGAATGTTGGCTTCAGCAGAAAAGTACGCTGAACCTGAGAAACCAGTTTACTTATTGGAATTTGCTTATAAGAGTGAACGGGGAGGTTTCGAGCAGTTTTACGAGTACATCAACCTGCCAGGGCATGGTGACGTTGCGAGGAACCTAATATCGACTATACCGATAATGGGTCGGAGTGACAAACTGACAGTGACTCGCCTGGCACGACTCATAGGGAATTTCGCCAAGTTTGG tgaccCAACGCCAACACATACCCCAATGCTTCCAATGAAATGGCCTATAGTCGACCCCGGCAACGTCACGTACCTGCACCTGGACCAGGAGTTCAGCGTACGACAGCATTCGAACTGCTCGAGAAAGCGTCTGTGGGATGAACTGTATACTTTATATAGGAAGCCTGTCACAGCTGTTAACCCCTTTATTTTCATTTAG